A stretch of the Candidatus Thermoplasmatota archaeon genome encodes the following:
- the gcvT gene encoding glycine cleavage system aminomethyltransferase GcvT, protein MHKTPLHDQHVALGAKMVWFAGWDMPTQYTSIIDEHMAVRERSGAFDVSHMGDFIIRGQGAGNLVNTFCTNDIQGQPVGRCVYAHILDDQGRILDDTIVTVLGEDEYFVVPNAATTPKIRKWVEGHLHGQEFYDMSMDLATIAVQGPTAQDVVAELTSADLSSLKFFWGGFVRMDRITTKDTNPTTVLMKGRKPKNGPVNGIMALVSRTGYTGEDGFEIVCENADAVAVWNAVLERGKAFGLKPIGLGARDTLRLEKALLLSGTDFDGSQTSLQTGPGWVIDWKHDFIGKQPLLQQKAAGDYDKLVCMLVEERGIPRHGYDIMTGGKQIGTVTSGTLSPVLKKGIAMGYVPLATAKTATELQIKIRDNLVTAEIVKPPFVKRD, encoded by the coding sequence ATGCACAAGACTCCGTTGCACGACCAGCACGTGGCGCTTGGGGCAAAGATGGTCTGGTTCGCCGGCTGGGACATGCCGACCCAATATACATCGATAATAGACGAGCATATGGCTGTGAGGGAGCGTTCTGGAGCGTTCGATGTCTCCCACATGGGCGACTTCATCATCAGGGGTCAGGGTGCAGGAAACCTGGTCAACACGTTCTGCACTAACGACATCCAAGGCCAGCCTGTCGGGAGATGCGTGTACGCGCACATACTCGACGACCAAGGTAGGATATTGGATGACACAATCGTCACGGTACTCGGTGAAGACGAGTACTTCGTGGTACCTAACGCCGCGACGACGCCGAAGATTAGGAAGTGGGTCGAAGGCCATCTGCACGGGCAGGAGTTCTACGACATGTCGATGGACCTCGCGACGATAGCCGTCCAGGGACCAACGGCACAGGATGTCGTTGCAGAGCTGACCTCGGCCGATCTCTCGTCGCTCAAGTTCTTCTGGGGCGGGTTCGTCAGGATGGACAGGATCACGACCAAGGACACGAACCCGACCACGGTGCTGATGAAAGGCCGGAAACCGAAGAACGGCCCAGTCAATGGCATCATGGCGCTCGTTTCGAGGACGGGCTACACGGGCGAGGACGGGTTTGAGATAGTCTGCGAGAACGCAGACGCTGTAGCGGTTTGGAATGCGGTTCTCGAGAGGGGAAAGGCGTTCGGTCTCAAGCCTATCGGACTCGGCGCGAGAGACACCCTGAGGCTCGAGAAGGCCCTGTTGCTGTCGGGCACGGACTTCGACGGCTCCCAGACATCGCTCCAGACCGGGCCCGGCTGGGTCATCGACTGGAAGCACGATTTCATAGGCAAGCAGCCGCTGCTGCAGCAGAAGGCGGCAGGCGATTACGACAAGCTTGTGTGCATGCTCGTGGAGGAACGAGGGATTCCGAGACACGGGTATGATATCATGACTGGTGGAAAGCAGATCGGCACGGTCACGAGCGGGACCCTCTCGCCAGTGCTGAAGAAGGGCATCGCCATGGGCTATGTCCCGCTAGCGACGGCGAAGACAGCAACTGAACTGCAGATCAAGATCAGAGACAACCTAGTGACGGCAGAAATCGTCAAGCCACCGTTCGTAAAGAGGGATTGA
- a CDS encoding DUF835 domain-containing protein, translating into MPRREGRLITDDDKPADDLVRIQEGLCYVVKERKPFLAYKLFESSLSDDVPGLCVTRQFPEKVREAFELKDTRILWLSHTPGKDHHNPTSIGTLATVISSFIERYKRCVVLIDGLEYLVINNGFQQVLRFAEHINEQVMQSRSTVLIPISPNAFSEKELALLERNVEAIDQPSMSISLEKDFTTLIDQYR; encoded by the coding sequence ATGCCTAGAAGGGAGGGGCGGCTTATTACTGACGATGACAAGCCAGCTGACGACTTAGTCCGCATACAGGAAGGTCTTTGCTATGTTGTAAAAGAGCGGAAGCCCTTCCTCGCGTACAAGCTCTTCGAATCAAGCCTATCCGATGATGTCCCGGGCCTGTGCGTAACCCGCCAGTTCCCAGAGAAGGTGAGGGAGGCGTTCGAGCTCAAGGACACCCGGATTCTGTGGCTCAGCCACACCCCGGGCAAGGACCACCACAACCCGACGAGCATAGGCACCCTTGCAACCGTCATCTCATCATTCATCGAGCGCTACAAGAGGTGTGTCGTGCTCATAGACGGCCTCGAATATCTCGTGATCAACAACGGGTTCCAGCAAGTGCTCAGGTTCGCCGAGCACATAAACGAACAGGTCATGCAGAGCCGCTCGACCGTCCTGATACCAATAAGTCCGAACGCGTTCAGCGAGAAGGAACTGGCGCTTCTTGAGAGGAATGTCGAGGCCATCGACCAGCCCTCGATGAGCATCAGCCTCGAGAAGGACTTCACGACGCTCATAGACCAATACAGATGA
- a CDS encoding AAA family ATPase produces MWDTIGKSVFKDQRTLSFDYVPQKLVHREAQMKKLAMLYRPVVESNSSQNAVLTGSVGTGKTATAKRFCMDLKDHAEKQQKAVDWVLVNCRQRNSESSAVLHIVNHFQPNFPDRGFSITEMLRILRKDLEKRKMHLVIVLDEADMLLKKAGSDIIYKLTRFGEEKVESKELVSLMLISQKNVFEMLDASSASTFKRTNIIEFGRYSVEELRDIVSQRADLALHEEAINKDSIDLVAEVSSEWGDARFAIEILEKSGMLADEENAGKISVEHVRAAKAEAYSSITESKLVGLDTHQKLALLGIARASRGKAYITTGVAESAYKVACEEYDEKHRAHTAFWGLMKDLDMLGVVSAKKSGPGISGKTTVITLLDIPARVLEERVRQMLNVRR; encoded by the coding sequence ATGTGGGACACAATAGGGAAGAGCGTTTTCAAGGACCAGCGCACACTGTCTTTCGACTACGTGCCTCAGAAGCTGGTCCACAGGGAAGCACAGATGAAGAAGCTGGCCATGCTGTACAGGCCAGTCGTCGAGTCCAACTCCTCCCAAAACGCCGTCCTGACGGGAAGTGTGGGCACGGGAAAGACCGCCACCGCCAAGCGCTTCTGCATGGACCTGAAGGATCATGCCGAGAAGCAGCAGAAGGCGGTCGATTGGGTGCTCGTGAACTGCAGGCAGAGGAACAGCGAATCGAGCGCCGTCCTGCACATAGTGAACCACTTCCAGCCGAACTTTCCCGACAGAGGCTTCTCGATCACGGAGATGCTCAGGATTCTGAGGAAGGACCTGGAGAAGCGCAAGATGCATCTCGTCATCGTGCTCGACGAGGCCGACATGCTCCTCAAGAAAGCCGGTTCGGACATCATCTACAAGCTCACAAGGTTCGGCGAGGAGAAGGTAGAGAGCAAGGAGCTCGTCTCGCTCATGCTCATCTCCCAGAAAAACGTGTTCGAGATGCTCGACGCGTCGAGCGCGAGCACTTTCAAGCGGACGAACATCATCGAGTTCGGGAGGTATTCGGTCGAGGAGCTGAGAGACATTGTCTCTCAGAGGGCGGACCTAGCCCTGCACGAGGAGGCGATCAACAAGGACTCGATCGATCTTGTTGCGGAGGTCTCCTCGGAGTGGGGAGATGCGAGGTTTGCGATCGAGATCCTCGAAAAGTCCGGGATGCTCGCCGACGAGGAGAACGCGGGCAAGATATCGGTCGAGCATGTCCGCGCTGCCAAGGCGGAGGCGTACAGTTCGATCACTGAGTCGAAGCTAGTGGGTCTTGACACTCACCAGAAGCTCGCCTTGCTGGGCATAGCGAGGGCCTCCAGAGGAAAGGCGTACATAACCACGGGGGTCGCCGAGTCTGCTTACAAGGTGGCCTGCGAAGAATACGACGAGAAACACAGGGCGCACACGGCCTTCTGGGGGCTCATGAAGGACCTGGACATGCTGGGAGTGGTCAGCGCCAAGAAGAGCGGCCCTGGCATATCGGGCAAGACCACCGTCATAACCCTCTTGGACATTCCCGCAAGGGTGCTGGAGGAGCGCGTGCGTCAGATGTTGAATGTCAGGCGTTGA
- the rpl12p gene encoding 50S ribosomal protein P1, protein MEYVYSAMVLHAAKKPVTEEGLTSVLKAAGVSVDAARVKALIAALDGVNIDEAIATAVAAPVAAAPAAGPSDKKDDKKEEKKEEKGVSEAEAAAGLSALFG, encoded by the coding sequence ATGGAATATGTATACAGCGCGATGGTCCTGCACGCGGCGAAGAAGCCCGTGACGGAAGAGGGATTGACGAGTGTCTTGAAGGCAGCCGGCGTCAGCGTGGATGCCGCCCGCGTCAAGGCGCTCATTGCGGCCCTGGACGGCGTCAACATCGACGAGGCGATAGCCACAGCGGTGGCAGCGCCAGTCGCAGCCGCACCAGCAGCAGGACCATCCGACAAGAAGGATGACAAGAAAGAGGAGAAGAAAGAGGAGAAGGGAGTCTCGGAGGCCGAGGCCGCAGCGGGTCTCAGCGCTCTGTTCGGGTAA